The Vibrio sp. NTOU-M3 genomic sequence GCTCTCGCTCAGTTAAAATATCGCCAAAATCATCAATGATACGTACGTTATAGATGGCCTGATCCATCATCAAAGTTGACGCAACTTGTTCGGCAAGCAATTGATTAAGGTGATAGGCAGCTTGGCTGGCATTGGAGTAATTTTGCAATAGTTTGAACTGATAATGCTCTTCAATCCGGCGCTGTTCTTGATGCAAGTCGACCAAAATGTGATACAAACTAAAACACAGCCCGAGTATCACAGATACTAGGAATACGGTTTTTGCTTGTCGAAATGCGAGTGAATTTATTTGCTTGGTCTCTGGCATAGCTAGGTTCGCTTCCATCTACTCCTTTAGTTATAGCTCATATTTATTGAGATTTTAATTTCTAGCCAGTTAGCGGCAAAAAACATTGTAATGCCAGGTCTAAAGTTGCTCCCATGAGGAATATAAGCGAGAATACCGCGCAAATTTGAATCGAATGGCACGGGGCGCTCAGCTACATGAGCAGAATAACCTGCCTATCTGACTAAAGAAGACGAGTTTCATGTCAAATACAGCGTTTTTAGGTGAAGTCGGCAAACGTCGTACTTTCGCTATCATTTCTCACCCGGATGCGGGTAAAACCACCATTACTGAAAAGGTTCTGTTATTCGGACGCGCAATTCAGACTGCCGGTACAGTAAAGGGCCGTGGCTCAAGCCAACATGCCAAATCTGACTGGATGGAAATGGAAAAAGAGCGTGGTATTTCGGTAACGACTTCTGTGATGCAGTTTCCTTATAATGAGTGCCTTGTCAACTTATTAGATACCCCAGGACACGAAGATTTCTCAGAAGATACTTACCGTACGCTGACAGCTGTTGACTCATGTCTGATGGTGATCGATGCGGCTAAAGGTGTTGAGGATCGTACACGTAAGCTGATGGAAGTTACTCGTCTACGTGACACACCAATCGTAACATTCATGAACAAATTGGACCGAGATATTCGTGACCCAATGGAATTATTGGATGAAGTCGAAAGTGAGCTAAATATCTCTTGTGCTCCAATTACTTGGCCAATTGGTTGTGGTAAAGAGTTTAAAGGTGTGTATCACATTCACCGTGATGAAACCATTCTCTACACCACAGGCCAAGGTCATACGATTCAAGATCAGCGTATTGTTAAAGGCTTAGATAACCCAGAATTGGATGAAGCGGTGGGTACTGAACTGGCTGAGCAGCTGCGTGAAGAGCTTGAATTGGTGATTGGTGCATGCCCTGAATTTGATCAAGAGTTGTTCCTAGCTGGTGAATTGACGCCAGTTTACTTTGGTACTGCACTGGGTAACTTTGGTGTTGATCATATGTTGGATGGCTTGACTGAGTGGGCGCCAGCGCCAATGGCTCGTCAAGCGAACGAACGTGAAGTGGAAGCGAATGAAGAGAAATTCTCTGGCTTCGTTTTCAAAATCCAAGCGAATATGGATCCTAAACACCGTGACCGTATCGCCTTTATGCGTATTGTGTCGGGCACTTATACCCAAGGTATGAAAATGAATCATGTTCGTTTGGGTAAACAGGTGAGCATTTCTGATGCAGTAACCTTTATGGCTGGTGACCGTTCTCGTGCTGAAAATGCGTATGCGGGTGACATTATTGGTCTGCATAACCACGGCACCATTCAAATTGGCGATACTTTTACTCAAGGTGAATCGCTTAAGTTTGCGGGTATCCCGAACTTTGCGCCTGAATTGTTCCGTCGTATCCGTCTGAAAGATCCATTGAAGCAAAAACAGTTGTTGAAAGGCTTAGTTCAGCTTTCTGAAGAAGGGGCGGTTCAGGTTTTCCGTCCGGTGCAGAACAATGATTTGATCGTTGGTGCTGTTGGTGTGCTGCAGTTTGATGTGGTTGTGGCTCGTCTTAAAGCGGAATACAACGTAGAAGCGATCTACGAAAGCGTCAATGTTGCTACTGCCCGTTGGGTTGAGTGTGGTGATGCGAAGAAATTGGATGAATTCCAACGTAAGAACCAGACTAATTTAGCATTGGATGGTGGTGATAACTTAACTTACATCGCGCCAACCATGGTGAATCTGAACTTGGCACAAGAGCGTTTCCCTGATGTTGAGTTCCGTGCTACTCGTGAGCACTAATTGCGTCTCAGCCTTTGGTGTGATGAAGGCTTTGTATAAGGCGAATTCACACCAAGCCATATAAAGTAAAATGCTTTCTCGTTATCAGTAGATGCTGATAACGAGAAAGAACGGATATAAAAAATGCCGCTTCGATTGAAGCGGCATTTTTTGTTTATTTAAACGTTATTTTTTCTTAGCTACTTTCTTTTTGCCTTTTGCTTTTACCGTTGTTTTTTTCTTGTCGTCTTTTTTCTTTTTCTTCTTAAACACTGGTTTTTTATGCTGAGGGCGCAGCTCTTTGATGAATCGCTCTTTGATCTCTTCTTTGACGTAGCGAGCGACGCGATCCATCATCGGCTGATCGTGTGCTTCAACGATTGATACGGCATTGCCTTTTTTGCCGGCGCGAGCGGTTCGGCCGATACGGTGAAGATATACATCCGCACTGCGTGGCATGTCGTAGTTAATCACGTGGCTCACATCAGGTAAATCGATACCACGAGCAGCGACATCGGTCGCTAATAAGACATTCACGGTACCATCACGGAAGCGGCTAATCGCATTATTACGACGATCCTGAGGCATTTCCCCTTGGATCCATGAACATGGGATTTGTGCTCTCTCTAATTCGACTCGCAGTTCTGCTAAACGCTCACGAGTTTTTAGGAAAATAATAGAGCGTTCCGCTTGTTCGGTAAGGATTGTTTTAAGTAGTGCCAGTTTGTGCTCCATGCTGTCTGCACGGTGGTACCACTGGGTGATTTTCTTACGTTCACGGCGAGAAGGTTCTGCATCGATTTCAGCAGGCTCTTTAAGGAGATCTGCTGTAAAACCTTCAACCCCTTTTCCTTCGAGTGTGGCCGAGAAGAGTAGGGTTTGTTTGCGCCAACGACATTCTGATGAAAGACGATCGACAGTTGGGCCAAAGCCCATGTCTAACATACGATCTGCCTCATCTAAGATCAGCCACTCAATTGCACGACAATCAAAACGTTCGGCTTCAATGTATTCCATTAATCGCCCTGGCGTAGCGACCACGATGTCTTGAGTGGTTGCGAGAATGTCAGCGTGCTCTTGATACTGTACACCACCCGTAATGGTGAAAATGTTGAGCTTGGTATGCTTTGCGAGGGCACGAGCTTGGTCGGCAACCTGCATCGCCAACTCACGAGTCGGTGTTAAGATCAGAACGCGTGCAGGCCCCGGTTTGCGACGAGGAAAGTCTTGCAGAAACTGCAAAGCTGGCAGTACGAATGCGGCGGTTTTCCCTGTGCCTGTTGGTGCTGATGCTAAAATGTCGCGTCCATCCAGTGCTTGTGGAATGGCTTCCGCTTGGATTTGAGTTGGACGCGAGAAGTCCATCTCTTCAATGGCGAGAAGCAAGTTTGGATCTAATTCTAATTCAGCAAAATTTTTGATCACTGTGATATCTCCACAAGCCGAAAGGCAAGTCTGGGTAAGTAGACGACAAAAAATAAGGGGCCATAGTATAGAGGGTTCGGTGATTCGGATCACACCTTATTTTACATCTTAAGGTAAAAGGCTTGCGTCAGATGAATAAACTCTGCGCTGTATTGGCCGTTTTCTCTGATGAGTAATTGACGCTCGCTTGGCTGACATGGCGCTAGGCTCAACTCGATCAACAGTCGATTGATGGGTTTTTTTTCGGTTGGTTTGATAGATAACAAACGCTTAAGAAACCACCCTGAGCCTAATGCGTGTCGGTAAAAGAGTTCTCCTTCTGTCACAGGAAGTACAAAGCTGGCGGTTCCGGTTGGCGTCAGTAGGCTTTGGCAACGAGTGAGCAAATCATGGTGGGGGAGCTGGTCAGTGTGTCTAGCTATCGCTCGTTGTACAGACTGTGCTTGTTCTCCGGAGTTAAAGTAAGGTGGATTGCAGACAATGCGATCGAATTGGTGGGGGAAATGAGTATCAAGTATGTCCCCAAAATGTAGAGTTAAACGCTCATGCCAAGGACTGGCTCTGAAGTTATTTGCAGCGGCATGGTAAGCATTTTCTTCAATATCAATCGCTTCAATCTGCAATTCTGGGTTCCGTTGCGCGCACATTAAAGCCAACAACCCTGTTCCCGTCCCAATATCCAATAAATTCTGGCTCTGTTTTATATCAACCCAAGCGCCTAGTAACACGCCATCGGTACTGACTGGCATACCTGAACAACCGCCATCAATTTTAAATTGTTTGAAACTAAAGCTTTTGGTTTTTTGCGTGCTACTTTTCATGTTTATTTTGTTTGGTGATAGTTTTGTAGGTTCTTTAACTAATGTTAGTGTTTTGTATAGTTAAATGCTCTACTTGTGATTAAATTGTTTTATTAAATGAATGGTTTAAATAGCTGGTGTTTGTTTGTGAGGCAGCATAATGAACTGCAATTTTGTTGTATTTGTAAATTAATATAGTGTTTTTAAAGGGGTAGTTGCGCATGGATAAGTATTTCGTCATTATTCGCCCCTAAATTTTATAGATTGGAAGGCGTTTTACGTCTATCCAAGCATACACAACATCAATCAGTATAAGAAAAGGGTTAGCTGTGAAACAGACGCTAAAACTAACAGATATCATCGCAGTAGGCTTTATGCTTTTTGCGTTTTTCTTGGGAGCCGGTAACATCATTTTCCCACCATCAGCAGGACAACTTGCGGGTGAAAGCTTGCTTCCGGCGATGTCAGGTTTTCTATTGACCGCTGTCGGTCTTCCACTTATCACCATTATTGCCATTGCACTGGCTGGTGGCAGTTGGGAACACATGACCAAAGATCTGCCTAAACGTGCGGCAGTGACCATGGCCGTGCTTATCTTCATTATTATTGGTCCAGCATTCGCGGCTCCTCGTACTGGGCTAGTTGCGTACGAAATGGCAGTGAAGCCATTTTTCGCTCATGCGGAACAAATTCATCTGACGATGTTCTCGATTTTATTCTTTGTCGTTGCAATGATGTTTGCTTGGTTCCAAGGCAAACTTATTGATGTGATTGGCAAAGTGCTGACGCCTCTTTTGTTCGTTGGTTTGATTGTTCTTGCTCTGGCAGTATTTCTGAATCCGCAAGGTGATATTGCAGCTGCTCAGGGTGAATATTTAACGCATCCGTTGCAGAAAGGCTTCCTAGAAGGCTACAACACCATGGATACGTTCGCATCTCTGATGTTTGGTGTGCTGATGGTTGATGCGCTGCGCAGTAAGGGCATTACCGAGCGTGCTGCAACCACCAAATACCTTATTAGTGCTGCATGCATTGCAGCGGCAGGTCTAGCGTTTGTGTACATTTCATTATTCTATCTAGGCGCAACGAGTTCGACGGTTGCCGCTGGAGCCGATAATGGTGGTGTTATTTTAAGCCATTACGTACAGGCGCTATTTGGCTCTTATGGTCAAATTGTTCTTTCTATTATCGTATTACTGGCGTGTTTGACCACAGCAATTGGTTTGGTATCGGCGTGTTCAGATTACTTTAGTTCATTGACACCGTTGTCATACAAAACTTGGGTGATCATCAATGGTGTGGCATGTGCATTTGTTGCAAATGTGGGCTTGTCTCAGCTTATTTCTCTATCTGTTCCTGTGCTATTCGCGTTGTATCCGGTTGCGATTGCATTAGTTGCACTGACTTTTGTACGTAAGAAATTGCCAACCCCTCGTGTTGCTTACCGTGTTGTCATCTTAGTATCGCTATTGTTCGCATTGATCGATGCAGCGAAAGTTGCTGGTATTGATGTTTCGGCATTCAACATGCTGCCTTTGTTTGAGGTGGGAATGGGGTGGTTGTTGCCAACTACGGCTGCAATTATCTGTATGTTTTTTGTCGGAAAATCTGTAGAGCAACCTGTTGTAGAAGAAACGGCATAGTTGTAAAAGACGAACCTTCCGCAAAATAGAAAAGCCAGTGGTCATCACTGGCTTTTTTGTTTCCATTTTTCAAGCCAATTTTTCCTGTATCTTCGTCACATTTTTGAGTAGAATTTCTCGGTTAAATTCTATTCTAAAATGTTGAGCAAACATGTTTGAAATCAATCCTATTAAAAACCGTCTTCAGGACGTGTCTGAGCGCACAAATGTCCTGAGGGGGTACCTTTGACTATGACGCTAAGAAAGAGCGTCTAGAAGAAGTCAACGCAGAACTCGAACAACCTGATGTGTGGAATGAACCTGAGCGTGCCCAAGCGCTTGGTAAAGAGCGTGCATCTTTGGAAGCGGTTGTGGAAACTATTGATCAACTTGAGCAAGGCGTTGAAGACGTTGACGGCCTTTTAGAGCTTGCTGTTGAAGAAGAAGATCAAGAAACATTTGATGAAATCGAACCAGAATTGGTTGAACTTGAAGAAAAGCTCGAGAAGCTGGAGTTCCGCCGTATGTTCTCAGGTGATCATGACGCATCAGATTGTTATATCGATTTGCAAGCAGGCTCCGGCGGTACTGAAGCACAAGATTGGACTTCAATGTTGCTGCGTATGTATTTACGCTGGGCTGAAGCGAAAGGCTTTAAAGCTGAGGTGATCGAAGTTTCTGAAGGTGAAGTGGCTGGCCTTAAGTCAGCAACAGTCCGCATCTCTGGCGAATACGCTTATGGTTGGTTACGTACCGAAACAGGCGTTCACCGCTTAGTGCGTAAATCGCCATTTGATTCCGGTGGTCGTCGTCATACTTCATTTGCTTCTGCGTTTATCTACCCTGAGGTTGATGAAAACATTGATATCGATATTAACCCTGCTGATCTACGCATCGACGTATACCGTGCATCAGGCGCGGGTGGTCAGCACGTTAACACCACGGAATCTGCGGTACGTATTACCCACCTTCCAACCAACACTGTAGTTCAGTGTCAAAATGATCGTTCACAACATAAAAACAAAGATCAAGCAATGAAACAGCTTCGCGCGAAGCTATTCGAGCTTGAGCTACAAAAGCAGAATGCAGAAAAGCAAGCCAATGAGGATGCTAAGTCTGACATCGGCTGGGGTAGCCAGATCCGTTCTTATGTATTGGATGACTCTCGCATTAAAGATCTACGGACCGGCGTTGAAAACCGCAATACCCAAGCGGTACTTGATGGCGATCTGGATAAATTCATTGAAGCTAGCCTGAAATCAGGTTTATAAGCTTTTCACCGACCAACGACAGGATACATCGAAAATGACTGATGCTGTTCAAAACGAAACTGTACAAGAAGTCTCTACACCAGAAGAGAATAAGCTGATTGCTGAGCGCCGCGCTAAACTGGATGAAATCCGAAAGAGCTGTAAAGCAAACGGCCACCCAAACGACTTCCGTCGTGACGCACTCGCGGGCGACCTTCAAAAAGAGTTCGGTGAAAAGAGTAAGGAAGAGCTAGAAGAGCTTAACCACGTTGTTGCAATCGCTGGTCGCATCATGGCTAAGCGTGGTCCATTCCTAGTAATTCAAGAGACTTCTGGCCGTATTCAAGCTTACGCTGACAAAGCGGTACAAAAAGTACTTAAAGAAAAATACCAAGGTCTAGATATCGGTGACATCATCGGTGTGAAAGGTGCACTGCACAAGTCTGGTAAAGGCGACCTATACGTGAACATGGAAGAGTTCGAATTGCTAACGAAAGCACTTCGTCCACTACCAGAGAAGTTCCACGGTCTAACTGACCAAGAGATGCGTTACCGTCAACGTTACGTTGACCTAATTGTTAACGAAGATTCTCGTCAAGCGTTCGTAGTACGTTCTAAAGTAATGTCTGCAATCCGTAACTTCATGATCACTAAACAGTTCATGGAAGTTGAAACGCCAATGATGCACGTTATCCCTGGTGGTGCGAGTGCGCGTCCATTCATCACGCACCACAACGCACTAGACATGCCAATGTACCTACGTATCGCACCTGAGCTATACCTGAAGCGTCTAGTGGTTGGTGGTTTCGATCGCGTATTCGAAATCAACCGTAACTTCCGTAACGAAGGTCTTTCCCCTCGTCACAACCCAGAATTCACAATGATGGAATTCTACATGGCGTACGCGGACTACAAAGATCTGATGGACCTAACTGAAGAACTACTAAGCTCAGTTGCTCTCGAAGTTCTAGGTTCAACGTCAATGCCTTACGGTGATGATACGGTTGAGTTTGGCGGCACTTACACTCGTATGAGCATGTTTGAAGCTATCAAACACTACAACCCAGACCACGCGCAAATCCAAGCGCTAACAGAAGAAGACATTCAAAACCGTGACCTAATGGTTTCTATCGCGAAATCTGTTCACGTTGAAGTAGAACCTTTCTGGACATGTGGTCAGCTTCTTGAAGAGATCTTTGGTGAAACTGCTGAACCTAAGCTAATGCAGCCAACGTTCATCACGGGTTACCCAGCAGATATCTCTCCATTGGCTCGTCGTAGCGATGACAACCCGTTCTTCACTGACCGCTTTGAATTCTTCATCGGTGGCCGTGAAGTAGCGAACGGCTTCTCTGAGCTTAACGATGCAGAAGACCAAGACGCACGCTTTAAAGCACAGGTTGAAGCGAAAGAGTCTGGTGATGACGAAGCCATGTTCTACGATGCAGACTACATCACTGCACTAGAGCACGGTCTACCGCCAACAGCTGGTCAAGGTATCGGTATCGACCGTCTGGTTATGCTACTGACTAACACGCACACCATTCGTGACGTTATCCTGTTCCCAGCGATGCGTCCTCAAGCATAGGACTAGTCCTACGTGCGGTAAAAAGGTCACCATTTGGTGGCCTTTTTTTGTACAGATTAATCTTTATACTCAATGACTTATCGCAACTAATTTTGTATTGATTTTGTAGGTCAAATGTTGCCATTCTTAGTTCTTGAACGGCGTTTCATTCTGTGAGTGAATCGGTGTCTCATAAATGATTGGTAAATTCATTAATTGGACGCTAGTCTTAATATTGAGACAGATCTTTTTGCCTAGTCTCGATAATGTAACGGCCTAGTTTCATGTGCCTAGTGTCGCACTGTAGATAAAATCATTAATAAAAGGAACAAGTTGAATGGGTAGTCAATTCCGGATGGATTCTGTCCCTGGTTCTCTTATTGTCGTTGGCGGTACCTACGAGCCGTGGCTTTCTGTATTAGAGCAGGTGGGCTGGCGTTGTACGCAATGTGCCGATTTGCGTAAGGCTGATGCACTTTTCTCAGAGACAGGTCCGTGTATTGGTATTGTGGATCTTAGCCATGACGAATTTAGTCTAAATGGTATTGCAAATCTGGTTAGTAACCACAAACAAGTTCGTTGGTTAGCGTTTATCCGTGAATCTCAGCTTAGCTCAGATACAATTTGTCAGTTCATTGTGAACTTTTGTATCGATTTCTTCACTGCGCCAATTCCTGATGCCCAGCTACTAAGCACTATTGGTCACCAGTTAGGTATGCTTAAGCTAGAG encodes the following:
- the prfC gene encoding peptide chain release factor 3, translating into MSNTAFLGEVGKRRTFAIISHPDAGKTTITEKVLLFGRAIQTAGTVKGRGSSQHAKSDWMEMEKERGISVTTSVMQFPYNECLVNLLDTPGHEDFSEDTYRTLTAVDSCLMVIDAAKGVEDRTRKLMEVTRLRDTPIVTFMNKLDRDIRDPMELLDEVESELNISCAPITWPIGCGKEFKGVYHIHRDETILYTTGQGHTIQDQRIVKGLDNPELDEAVGTELAEQLREELELVIGACPEFDQELFLAGELTPVYFGTALGNFGVDHMLDGLTEWAPAPMARQANEREVEANEEKFSGFVFKIQANMDPKHRDRIAFMRIVSGTYTQGMKMNHVRLGKQVSISDAVTFMAGDRSRAENAYAGDIIGLHNHGTIQIGDTFTQGESLKFAGIPNFAPELFRRIRLKDPLKQKQLLKGLVQLSEEGAVQVFRPVQNNDLIVGAVGVLQFDVVVARLKAEYNVEAIYESVNVATARWVECGDAKKLDEFQRKNQTNLALDGGDNLTYIAPTMVNLNLAQERFPDVEFRATREH
- the srmB gene encoding ATP-dependent RNA helicase SrmB — translated: MIKNFAELELDPNLLLAIEEMDFSRPTQIQAEAIPQALDGRDILASAPTGTGKTAAFVLPALQFLQDFPRRKPGPARVLILTPTRELAMQVADQARALAKHTKLNIFTITGGVQYQEHADILATTQDIVVATPGRLMEYIEAERFDCRAIEWLILDEADRMLDMGFGPTVDRLSSECRWRKQTLLFSATLEGKGVEGFTADLLKEPAEIDAEPSRRERKKITQWYHRADSMEHKLALLKTILTEQAERSIIFLKTRERLAELRVELERAQIPCSWIQGEMPQDRRNNAISRFRDGTVNVLLATDVAARGIDLPDVSHVINYDMPRSADVYLHRIGRTARAGKKGNAVSIVEAHDQPMMDRVARYVKEEIKERFIKELRPQHKKPVFKKKKKKDDKKKTTVKAKGKKKVAKKK
- a CDS encoding tRNA1(Val) (adenine(37)-N6)-methyltransferase, whose protein sequence is MKSSTQKTKSFSFKQFKIDGGCSGMPVSTDGVLLGAWVDIKQSQNLLDIGTGTGLLALMCAQRNPELQIEAIDIEENAYHAAANNFRASPWHERLTLHFGDILDTHFPHQFDRIVCNPPYFNSGEQAQSVQRAIARHTDQLPHHDLLTRCQSLLTPTGTASFVLPVTEGELFYRHALGSGWFLKRLLSIKPTEKKPINRLLIELSLAPCQPSERQLLIRENGQYSAEFIHLTQAFYLKM
- the brnQ gene encoding branched-chain amino acid transport system II carrier protein, with product MKQTLKLTDIIAVGFMLFAFFLGAGNIIFPPSAGQLAGESLLPAMSGFLLTAVGLPLITIIAIALAGGSWEHMTKDLPKRAAVTMAVLIFIIIGPAFAAPRTGLVAYEMAVKPFFAHAEQIHLTMFSILFFVVAMMFAWFQGKLIDVIGKVLTPLLFVGLIVLALAVFLNPQGDIAAAQGEYLTHPLQKGFLEGYNTMDTFASLMFGVLMVDALRSKGITERAATTKYLISAACIAAAGLAFVYISLFYLGATSSTVAAGADNGGVILSHYVQALFGSYGQIVLSIIVLLACLTTAIGLVSACSDYFSSLTPLSYKTWVIINGVACAFVANVGLSQLISLSVPVLFALYPVAIALVALTFVRKKLPTPRVAYRVVILVSLLFALIDAAKVAGIDVSAFNMLPLFEVGMGWLLPTTAAIICMFFVGKSVEQPVVEETA
- the prfB gene encoding peptide chain release factor 2 (programmed frameshift) is translated as MFEINPIKNRLQDVSERTNVLRGYLDYDAKKERLEEVNAELEQPDVWNEPERAQALGKERASLEAVVETIDQLEQGVEDVDGLLELAVEEEDQETFDEIEPELVELEEKLEKLEFRRMFSGDHDASDCYIDLQAGSGGTEAQDWTSMLLRMYLRWAEAKGFKAEVIEVSEGEVAGLKSATVRISGEYAYGWLRTETGVHRLVRKSPFDSGGRRHTSFASAFIYPEVDENIDIDINPADLRIDVYRASGAGGQHVNTTESAVRITHLPTNTVVQCQNDRSQHKNKDQAMKQLRAKLFELELQKQNAEKQANEDAKSDIGWGSQIRSYVLDDSRIKDLRTGVENRNTQAVLDGDLDKFIEASLKSGL
- the lysS gene encoding lysine--tRNA ligase; amino-acid sequence: MTDAVQNETVQEVSTPEENKLIAERRAKLDEIRKSCKANGHPNDFRRDALAGDLQKEFGEKSKEELEELNHVVAIAGRIMAKRGPFLVIQETSGRIQAYADKAVQKVLKEKYQGLDIGDIIGVKGALHKSGKGDLYVNMEEFELLTKALRPLPEKFHGLTDQEMRYRQRYVDLIVNEDSRQAFVVRSKVMSAIRNFMITKQFMEVETPMMHVIPGGASARPFITHHNALDMPMYLRIAPELYLKRLVVGGFDRVFEINRNFRNEGLSPRHNPEFTMMEFYMAYADYKDLMDLTEELLSSVALEVLGSTSMPYGDDTVEFGGTYTRMSMFEAIKHYNPDHAQIQALTEEDIQNRDLMVSIAKSVHVEVEPFWTCGQLLEEIFGETAEPKLMQPTFITGYPADISPLARRSDDNPFFTDRFEFFIGGREVANGFSELNDAEDQDARFKAQVEAKESGDDEAMFYDADYITALEHGLPPTAGQGIGIDRLVMLLTNTHTIRDVILFPAMRPQA